TGCATTGAGCAATAGACGAAGTGTGAACAAGAAACGACATATTTGTGAATGTTATTGTGGAATAAAGTATTTTTAGATACTAATCTTGCATAACTTGTAATCATCGCCCTTCGTATATTGTCGAAAACACATCTGCAATCAGTATAGTTCAAGAAGAAGAGAATGAATGTGATGTTAATGCATTCGCTAAATCAGTCGTTTATATGAAAGAGATATAATGTGGAATTCCGGGGGATGACTCTTTTAACATACTAATAGTAAACAAAAAAAGATGGTATACGAGTTCTAACCATCTTTTGTTTATTCGTTTCATGATATTTTCATTATTTATTCTATACCTATAAATACCATGCTAAAAACTTATCCTTCTCAAAAACATTCAACACACATTTCGAACCAGTTTGCGCCTCTATAAGCTTTAGTTCTTCGGGAAATTTATTTTCAACACGTAATGTAATATAAGGTAGCTTTTCTTGTGCTTTTTGAGAACGGTAATTATCCGCTTTAGCCCCAGCGAAAACATAATTGAGTCCTAATTGATTAAACGCAGTGGATAATATTGCTGCTTTCGCAAGCTCATTATAACCTCGTCCCCAGTACGCATAACCTATCCATGTGCCAATATGAGAGGTCTTCTTGATTGGATCAATATCTTTAAGAGTAATCACCCCTATAAGCTTCTCTTCTTCATTTACGATACATCTGGAATATTGTCTCCCTAGTTTTTCCTCTTCTAAAATAAACTCAATGAAGCCCTTCGTTCCTTCAACTGTCGTTTGTTCATCGCTCAGTCCTAATGCCATTTTCACTTTCGGATTCGAGGATAAAGCAGATATTTCTTTCGCATATTTTAACGCATGTGGTACTAATCTAATTTTCCCCATCATACATTCCCCCATTTTTATTAAAGAGATAGCGATAAATTGCAACTATCTCTTTATTACGATTGATAACGTTGAATCCGTTTCTTTGTGTTATCCACCTTGCATTTCCTCCCTACTCATCTAGTACTATCTTACATGATGAAAATAGTAAAAGAACGCTTTCCTAGGAAGTTCAGTCTTCGTATCAGGTGGTTAGAGCGTTTTAAAAATTGGATACGAATTAACGAACTTAACAACATCCTTGCCGAAAAGTCCAAACATCTATTTTCTGTATTGCATATAGTAATTAGAATCGTTCGGAAGGAGAGAAATTTGATGGTAAATAACAATTCAGGACAAAATAATGAGCAATACTGGTACCCGCGTTTACCTGATGGATATGATGGGAATGATAGAAGGGGACATGGTGGCCCCGTCCCAATGCCTTCAACAAATCCAGGCGAATATCGACCTAACCACGGTTGGACTCCGTACGGAATGCCTAGTGATCACACAGGATTTACTGCACAAAGACCACCATCTCACGGCATGCCCGGATTTCCACCTGGACATGGCGGTCCCCCACATGGCACACCAGGTTTTCCACCGGGGCACGGAGGACCTTCTCACGGATGGCCAGGATTTCCTCCTGGACATAGCAATCAACCCGGCAGACCGCCTGGACAACACGGTGGCAATCAAGCCCCTCAAAGTGCACCGCCAAGTTGGACACCAGAATATCCAAGTCACCAATTATTCGCCGTAGATCCTGGTGCCATTGCGAGATGTATGTATCGTTTTACGTACATTTGGCTATCTAGAAGACAAGGATTTTGGTTTTACCCAGTTTTCTTAGGAAGACGATCTGTGGCGGGCTACCGCTGGAACTCAAGGCGTAGAAGATGGGAATATACGGGACTAGATTTAGACAATATTAATTCATTTACTTGCGTCTAAATATTTTTGGCAATGAATGCTATTTTCATATCGATTAAGAAAGTTAAAATACCCCTAACTAATCACCTAAAAATTACAATAATTAAAATGCGTTCTAAGTGAATAATTCGCTTAGAACGTTTTTATTTGAAATTACTTTCACCTATGGTTATACTATATTTTTTACATAATTTCTCTCATATGCTGTAAAAACTGGATAATCACTGTTTTAGAAATCAGTTTTATTGATTTTTTTATGTCACTGATACAGTTTAAGATGGCCTAATGAGGGGAAGATATAAAGTAATTCTTCTGTAAAGCGATTTTTTTCGATGGGGAATTTTTCATTACTTTATAATATAAGAATGGAGGAACTATGAGAAAAATATCAAATGTTTTTTGGATAACGGTCGCTCTTGTTTTGGCAGCAGTAGCCTATGGAGCATTTGCGCCTGAAAATTTTAGCGCAATTACCGGAAATATGCAAGCTTTTATCACCTCATCATTTGGGTGGTATTATTTACTAGTTGTTTCTGCAATCGTAATCTTCTGTCTGTTTTTCATTTTTAGCCCAGTTGGACAACTTCGTCTCGGTAAACCCGATGAAAAACCAGAATACTCTCGTATGAGTTGGTTTGCTATGCTATTTTCAGCTGGGATGGGGATTGGACTCGTGTTTTGGGGAGCTGCTGAACCACTTTCCCACTTTGCGATAAGTCCCGCAACCGCGACACCCGAGAGTCAAGAAGCTTTTCGTGAATCCATGCGCTATACATTTTTCCATTGGGGTATTCACGCGTGGGCAATATACGGCATCGTCGCGTTGTCACTCGCGTATTTCCAATACCGTAAAGGTGCACCAGGCTTAATTTCTTCAACATTAAGACCCATTTTAGGGGATCGTGTAGACGGACCTATCGGTACTATCATAAACGTACTAGCCGTTTTTGCAACTGTTGTAGGAGTCGCAACAACATTAGGTTTTGGTGCAGTTCAAATTAACGGTGGACTGGCATATCTTTTTGATTTACCTATTAGCTTCCCAGTGCAAGTAGTTATTATCATCATCGTAACGATTTTATTTATTTTTTCTGCATGGAGTGGACTTAGCAAAGGGATTAAATATTTATCCAATACGAATATGGTTCTTGCTGCTATATTACTGATACTGATTGTGATTGTTGGACCGACACTTCTTATTTTCAATACATTTACTGATTCAATCGGTATGTACTTACAGAACATTATTCAAATGAGCTTTAACGCAGCCCCCGTTGATAAAGACCTGCGTTCTTGGATTGACGGATGGACTGTTTTCTATTGGGCTTGGTGGATTTCATGGTCACCGTTTGTTGGCGTGTTTATTGCCCGTGTTTCACGTGGTCGTACGATACGAGAGTTTTTAGGAGGCGTCCTTTTACTACCCGCATTAATTAGTTTCTTTTGGTTCTCCGCTTTTGGAGCAACAGCTATGGATGTTCAGACTAAAGGAACTGATCTAACTGGGTTGTTAACGGAAGAAACACTCTTCGCAGTGTTTCACGATTTACCTATGTCGATGATATTATCGGCTGTCGCAATATTACTAGTTGCGATCTTCTTTATTACATCAGCTGACTCGGCAACATTCGTACTCGGTATGCAAACGTCTTACGGATCGCTTCATCCGCCGAATGCAGTCAAATTAACATGGGGAATTGCGCAATCAACAATCGCCATAATTCTACTTTCAACAGGTGGGCTCGGTGCGCTACAAAACGCCCTAATTATCGCTGCACTACCTTTCTCTTTCGTCATGATTTTAATGATGATTTCGCTTTATAAAGCATTGGATCATGAGAAAAAAGAATTGGGCTTAATGATTCGCCCAAAACGCCGTAAAAAATAACAATTTCCCCAATCACTATTCTCAGTGATTGGGGATTTTTTTCAGTATGAATCAACAAAACACTTTACCTCGAATCAGCAGTTTAACCGCTTGAATCAATATTTTACAATCCAACAAAATTGATTGATGTTGCATATAATATAAGTCATACTCAATCATCTGGTTATGCGAATCGATGACATCGGTGTTTACTTGTGCATAGCCAGTCAAACCAGGTTTTATGCTGAGTCGCTGAGATTGGTAAGGACAATAGCGTTGAGTCACCTTAATAATCTCTGCCCTCGGTCCAATAAGACTCATATCACCTTTGATAACATTTAATAAAAGAAGCATCTCTTCGAATTTTAATTTCCTTAATAGCTTTTCTGTTTGTAGTCGGCGTTTATGAGCGTCCACTTGGTCATTCGAATCATTGACAGACCTTGTCTTCCAATCATCTCCTGTATATGATGCTGGTTTCCTTACGACGAGCGGCTGATTATTTTTTCCTCCATACAAACACTTTGAAAAAATCGGTTTATCTCCATTAATTAAGTGAACCAGTAAACAAAATAAGAGAATAGGCCATAACAAGAGCAATAAAACTAAGGTAACAATACTATCAAAAACTCTTTTCTGTACATCTTTTACATACATTGCAGTTCGATGATATGGTTGTCCCACTTGCGTCTTTTCCATAAGCCTCCTCCAATCTCCTAATCTATTCATTCACTAGGTGTAAGACTTATTATATGCGCGAACAACTATCAATATGCGGAGTATCGTAGAACAAATTCAGACAAATTTTTTATTATTCAAGTCAAAATAAAAATAGCCTTATCTACTGATAAGACTACTTTCCTAATACCTATTCACAATTCGACAACACGGTCACATAATCTTTGGATTAAATTCTTCTCATGACTCACAACGATGATGCCCATATTTCTTTTTTTAGCGGTTTCTAAAACAGCTTGCCAAATTTGTGCTTGGGTAATCGCGTCGAGCATTGTGGTCATTTCATCCGCAATTAAATACCGGGGATTCGACGCAAGTGCACGGGCAACGCAAAACCTCTGCAATTCTCCCCCTGATAATTCATTCGGCCAACGTGACAGCCATGATTGTTTAATCCCTAACAATGTAAGTAATTCGGGATCTGGTTGCCCACTTTCATGCAACACTTTTTGCATCTTCCAGCGTGGATTCACTGCTTTTTCTGGGTGTTGCAATACTAATTGTACGGGATACATTCCTTTATTTGGAATCCGATTTCCGCCAAGCGTGATATCACCTTCCAAAGGTTGCTCAAACCCGGCTAAAATCCGACAAAAAGTTGTTTTTCCTCGTCCACTTGCGCCGGTTAAGCCAACGACCTCGCCAGGCTCGATTGCAAAATGCACATCTTTTAATAACCAAGGGTCATTGCCATAACGAAACCCTATATGATTTGCTTCAAGTCGCATCGATACATCGCACCTTCCCTTCCCGCA
This window of the Sporosarcina pasteurii genome carries:
- a CDS encoding GNAT family N-acetyltransferase; the encoded protein is MGKIRLVPHALKYAKEISALSSNPKVKMALGLSDEQTTVEGTKGFIEFILEEEKLGRQYSRCIVNEEEKLIGVITLKDIDPIKKTSHIGTWIGYAYWGRGYNELAKAAILSTAFNQLGLNYVFAGAKADNYRSQKAQEKLPYITLRVENKFPEELKLIEAQTGSKCVLNVFEKDKFLAWYL
- a CDS encoding BCCT family transporter, translating into MRKISNVFWITVALVLAAVAYGAFAPENFSAITGNMQAFITSSFGWYYLLVVSAIVIFCLFFIFSPVGQLRLGKPDEKPEYSRMSWFAMLFSAGMGIGLVFWGAAEPLSHFAISPATATPESQEAFRESMRYTFFHWGIHAWAIYGIVALSLAYFQYRKGAPGLISSTLRPILGDRVDGPIGTIINVLAVFATVVGVATTLGFGAVQINGGLAYLFDLPISFPVQVVIIIIVTILFIFSAWSGLSKGIKYLSNTNMVLAAILLILIVIVGPTLLIFNTFTDSIGMYLQNIIQMSFNAAPVDKDLRSWIDGWTVFYWAWWISWSPFVGVFIARVSRGRTIREFLGGVLLLPALISFFWFSAFGATAMDVQTKGTDLTGLLTEETLFAVFHDLPMSMILSAVAILLVAIFFITSADSATFVLGMQTSYGSLHPPNAVKLTWGIAQSTIAIILLSTGGLGALQNALIIAALPFSFVMILMMISLYKALDHEKKELGLMIRPKRRKK
- a CDS encoding sugar transferase, which produces MEKTQVGQPYHRTAMYVKDVQKRVFDSIVTLVLLLLLWPILLFCLLVHLINGDKPIFSKCLYGGKNNQPLVVRKPASYTGDDWKTRSVNDSNDQVDAHKRRLQTEKLLRKLKFEEMLLLLNVIKGDMSLIGPRAEIIKVTQRYCPYQSQRLSIKPGLTGYAQVNTDVIDSHNQMIEYDLYYMQHQSILLDCKILIQAVKLLIRGKVFC
- a CDS encoding ABC transporter ATP-binding protein, yielding MRLEANHIGFRYGNDPWLLKDVHFAIEPGEVVGLTGASGRGKTTFCRILAGFEQPLEGDITLGGNRIPNKGMYPVQLVLQHPEKAVNPRWKMQKVLHESGQPDPELLTLLGIKQSWLSRWPNELSGGELQRFCVARALASNPRYLIADEMTTMLDAITQAQIWQAVLETAKKRNMGIIVVSHEKNLIQRLCDRVVEL